Proteins encoded by one window of Mesorhizobium sp. INR15:
- a CDS encoding histidine kinase dimerization/phosphoacceptor domain -containing protein, whose amino-acid sequence MTSDSNKAEAVEQLLETPDLVTALESEQFKKFLDQVPIAIAVSDLSAKERVVYANPEFEKLSGLTAVALTRKNWAALPGIGMHQQKDRTLAQAVVEETDFVGTFRLKRDEDNQALLDVYSNLIEDDSGKICFRLVALVDVSAHGETEDERSVEERVREKDTLLRELQHRVKNNLQMITALIRLETRNATEPDRKRFERLAGRVDALAILYQTLSADEQKDEVDLGIYLSQIASAVMTSHAVEGIRLDMKVDTYPVSINVAMPTGLVVNELLTNALKHAFRGRDGGTITLHSIVDGDGCRIVVADDGIGLPEGETWPKQGKLGALIARSLTENAKAEFDVNSSATEGTKVTIVFRRSAATAN is encoded by the coding sequence ATGACATCAGATTCAAATAAGGCGGAGGCCGTCGAGCAGCTGCTCGAAACGCCTGACCTTGTCACTGCGCTGGAAAGCGAACAGTTCAAAAAATTCCTCGACCAGGTCCCGATAGCCATCGCGGTGTCGGACCTGAGCGCTAAGGAACGCGTTGTTTATGCCAATCCCGAATTCGAAAAACTCTCAGGCCTTACAGCGGTGGCCCTTACCCGGAAGAACTGGGCAGCGCTCCCCGGCATCGGCATGCACCAGCAAAAAGACCGGACACTGGCCCAGGCCGTGGTCGAGGAAACCGATTTCGTCGGCACTTTCCGGCTGAAGCGCGACGAGGACAATCAAGCGCTTCTCGACGTCTATTCCAACCTCATCGAGGACGACAGCGGCAAAATCTGCTTCCGGCTGGTGGCGCTTGTTGACGTCTCCGCTCACGGCGAAACGGAAGATGAGCGCTCGGTCGAAGAACGTGTCCGGGAAAAGGACACGCTGCTGCGCGAGTTGCAGCACCGCGTGAAGAACAATTTGCAAATGATCACCGCATTGATCCGTCTGGAAACCCGCAATGCGACCGAGCCGGACCGGAAACGGTTCGAAAGGCTTGCTGGGCGCGTCGACGCGCTCGCGATCCTCTACCAGACGCTGTCAGCCGACGAGCAGAAGGACGAGGTCGACCTTGGTATCTATCTCAGCCAGATCGCATCAGCGGTCATGACATCGCACGCGGTCGAAGGCATTCGCCTTGATATGAAGGTCGACACCTATCCGGTGTCGATCAACGTCGCGATGCCGACCGGGCTGGTGGTCAACGAACTGCTTACCAATGCGCTCAAGCATGCCTTCCGCGGCCGCGACGGCGGCACGATAACCCTGCACAGCATCGTCGATGGCGATGGCTGCAGGATCGTCGTGGCCGACGACGGTATCGGGCTGCCTGAAGGCGAGACTTGGCCCAAGCAGGGCAAGCTCGGGGCGCTGATCGCGCGCTCGCTGACCGAGAACGCCAAGGCGGAATTCGACGTCAACTCGAGTGCCACGGAAGGGACGAAGGTGACGATCGTTTTCAGGCGGTCAGCTGCCACCGCGAACTGA